The Ailuropoda melanoleuca isolate Jingjing chromosome 4, ASM200744v2, whole genome shotgun sequence region tcaagaagcGGTGCTTTCTGAAACCCTGCATCCCGCCCGCGAGCCTTCCTTTTCGGTCCCACTCAGATTGGGAAACGGAAGATCAACGAGCGGCGCGTCTGCAAAGTCGGTTTCCTATTGGCTAGAGCTGCCTGAGCCGCGCCCGCCTGCCCCATCTGGGCGGGGCTTCCGCAGCGACTTGGCGCTGCCTTGGGCCCCCGCGGCTCCGGGCGGCTGAGCAGTCTTAAAGAGGCCGCGGTAGGACCCAGTCGCTGTGCCGACTGCTCTCTCCAGACCAATCTGGGGATCTCAGTGTCCCAAGCGCGAGTGCCGACGAAGACCGGGAAGCCGAGCGCTGGAGGCGGGGCACCAGCCTGTCGCGCTCGCTGCACCTGCCGAAAGTCCCTCCCACTACTTTCGGACGCAAGTTTCTCGAATCACCATTAGGGGGAGGGGCGGCCAGACCACTTGgcgaaaaataataacaataactaacATTGATTCACGGAGTTGCACAATCCAGGTCTTTTACTCACCCCTCGCGTCATCCTTGCCAAAACCCTATAAGGTAGGTGGGACTGGctttcccacttcacagatgaggaaacagaaggttAAACTGCTCTACAAGGCCACATGCCCAGTAAGGGGCAAAGCGGGGATTTAACCAGACCTGGAATTCTTACCCATCGCCCTATACTCTAAAAGTGATTAATTTCCCTTTAATCTTACTCTTCACCCTAGAGTTCCCAGGGGGTGGAGGTCTTATTATCAGCGTCCTTTATCGAAAAGTACAGCTGTGAGGGCACATTCAGTTTTGCCCAGACAGGTCGGCTCAAACACACCTGAAAGTCCCAGACAAATGGCCTCTTAGAGAGGTCCTAATGGTCAATGGTCCGAATGACCTCTTAGAGGACCTCTCACAGATGTTTTCTTCATAGGTGGTCCTTGCAGGAGCCCCACAACATGGGGAATACAGATGTTTTCCCAGAGAAATGCCCCAAACAGGCGTTTTCTCAGAGATACATCCCTGACAGGTGGGCCTCAATACACATGAGCCTCTGTCCTGCTGCCCCCCGCCAAGGGCCATGTGCTTCAATATGAGTGTGCCTCGTGCAGATGTGCTCAggtctttttttcatttgatctCAATTCTATGCAGATGTTCCTCGTACGAGGCTATTTCCTTCATTTCACAGGTTTGTTTCTCAACAGAAATCCACCCAGGAATGCATTATACagcccccctctgcccccactcataGGTATGTTGCAGTTAAGTATACACCTGCATGGGTATCTTTCCATATACCTGGGTCCTATAAGGCATACTAAAATGCAGGTGTCTCTCGTACAGGTCTCTCCAATACATCACCACACAGGAATTCCTCATACGACTGTTCATTTCATGCGTGAGCCATGCAGATGCGTTCGCAAAAACAAATGTATCCTACACCAGAGTGCCTCAGTCAGGTGTTCGTCATAATGCAGGTGTGCTCTGTACAGCTGTTTTCCACACAGGTGTGCTTCCATTCAGTTATACGCCAAATAGATGTGATTCGGTGCAGTTATCTCCCATAGGTGTTCTTCTTACGTATCCACGCAGATGTCTTCTATACAGGTTGGCTCCTAGGCAGGTGTGTACCACACAGGTGTGCTTTTATTAGGGGCCATACATTCGGGCCTGCCCCAGACGGGCGTGCCCCATGCACCAGTGTCTCCATGCCCGGTAGGTCTCCACACCTGTGCGATCCTACACACGTGCCCGCAATATAGGTGGGAGGTCCCTCTTACACCTGCGCGCTTCCGCCCCTTTTTACTCTTCGGTATTATAGAATTGGGTTCCCGTTACAGGTGCGTCTCTGGCGCGGTCCCACCCCCGTTTGGCTCCGCCCCCTTGCTTAGGCTCAGGTGCACAAGCCGGAAGTGCGCTCCCCTCCCAGGTGAGTGACTAAACTTTCCGGGTCACGTGAGCGGGCGGGGCTGGAGGAGTCCGAGCTACCGACGGACGCACTGAGGGTTCGAGCCAGGTACCCGGACAGGGAACCTGAGCAAGGTCGAGGACGCCTGGGCCAGGTAGGGAGGTAGGACGCGCGGCTTGGCCTGCcaccccttccccctttccccttctcGTTCCCCAGCCCAGGAACGCGCCGCCTCGAGTTAATCTTTAATCTCTGACCTctggcggcgggggcggggcgggactCCGGGGTGCCCTGGGCGGGTCATCCCTCCCCTAGGCCTGCGCCTGGGTCTAGCCCCTTCCCCCAcgcctttctctttctcccgcCCCAGGTGCCGGGTCGCAGGTACCCCCGGCCCGAGATGCGGTAGAAACAGCGCGCGCGAGAAGCCCGGTCCCCGGTGCCACCAGCCAGTCGCCCGGCCCATGGCGAGCCCCGGCCTGGGACTGCTTCTGGCTTTCGGCCTGCCGCTGCTGCCGGCCCGCTGGGGCCCGGCCTGGGGGCAAAGTAGGTACCCGCGCGGGGCGCGCGGGGCGGGGCTTAGAAGCGCGGCTTACCTGGGCCCTGGAGAGGTCGAGAACTGGGGAGCGGTCATGGGATACTTTGAGAGGAGTCTGCAGGGTCGGTCGGGGTAGGGGTTTCCTTGGACGATTGGAGTTGGTGTGGAATTCCTGAGTTCCCGAGGAAGGCAGAATTGTGGGCTGGGGAAAGCAGCCTGTGTCCCTGCGTCTCAGTGTGGTTGAAATGTTTTGGGCGGACAGGGACCCAGGAGGAGGCCTGCCTGGGCTTCTGATCCCAGGTTGACCAGGCTGGCCGTAGGTGTGGACCCAGCCATTCAGTCCTTCTATTTCAGTTTCAGGAGCCTGGGGGGGAGGTGTGAGTCAGACACTCCAGGGAAACGCAGGATCCACCCAGATCCTTAAGGGCCGAGGGAGGGCtggagaggtggtggggggagggcagggtctGGCTTCCAGACACCGTCCATTATAGCAGACCCCAGCTCAGCACAAGCTGCAGACTACTGTTGGCTGATTGCTCACTGCTGGGCTTTGCTGGGTTGGGGGTGGTTATAGGAGCAGGGGCAACTGGGCCAGCCCCTGCATGCAGGGCACCCACATTCCCCACCAGAATGGAAGACTCAGAAAGGCAGAGTTCTAACCGAGGGATGCATGAGGAAGGTGCAGTTGTGCCAGGATGGGAAGGTTAGGTATGGATTAATTTGTCCTctctacccaccccccccccacagcgcTGAACCCCCCTGTCAATGAGAATGGCACCATTACACCCTCTGATACAGGCTCTGGCTCCAGTGGGGCCCTGGTGAGTTGGGGTTTTACgtgggaggagggcagcagggatGTTCCTCAGGCATCCCACATGTAGCAGGTGAAGGGGCCCTGACTTCGGGAGATGGCAGGTGCTTGGGAGGGGGATCCCAGCATGGCAGGTGGGAGCCTGGGAGCCCCAGATGTGATCGATGGGAATCTGGAATTCTGGGTGGAGGAACCACAAGTGGCAggcgttgtgtgtgtgtgtggggggggcggcgGCATTAGGAGCCCTGGATGCTTCTCAGGTGAGGGTGGACAGAGTCTCCTGGCTCAGGTGGGCAACCTGTCCCCTCTCCTGCAGTCTCAGGGGGCCATCACTGCCATCATTGTGGTCTTCTCCCTCCTGGCCGCCCTGCTTCTGGCCGTGGGGCTGGTGTTGCTGGTGCGAAAACTGCGTGAGAAGCGGCAGACAGAGGGCACCTACCGGCCCAGCAGCGAGGAGCAGGTGGGTGCCCGCGTGCCGCCGCCCCCCAACCTCAAGCTGCCGCCTGAGGAGCGGCTCATCTGAATGTTGGGGCCTGCTGCAGCCACCACCACTGCCCAGGACCACCCGGTGCTCGCTCACACACAGCAGCTGTCACCGAGACAACAGCCTCTGATGGTGCAGGAGGACTTGGGGGGGCCCCGGGGCACGTGCCTGGTGGGCTCGGTGAAGCATGCCACCTCTGCTTGACTCTGCCTGCCGTTGGGGATGCCGGGGCTGGGGGCCCGCCTCCGCGCTTGCTGTACCATCTTCGCTCGGCCGTCTGTCCTACTGCCACACAGGCCCAACAaatcctctcctttcctttcagttCAACCATGCAGCCGAGGCCCGGGCTCCCCAGGACTCCAAGGAGACAGTGCGGGGCTGCCTGCCCACCTAGGTCCCCTTTTCTATCCATCtctcttgctgtgtgaccttgggggaaGGCAGAGCCCTCTCTGGGCAATCAAACCTACCCAGTGCttaggaatagaagggaagaaGGTGCTTTAAAGACTCTTTCcctgagggtgagggagagagtgcCGCtcagattttatgtatatacatacatacattcggtagtgagataaaataaaacctttttctctTTGAGCTGCTGGGGGCAAGAATTAGTCTAGATGGAGGGAACAAACTCAAGGCTCATAGGCTGTTGAGAGATGAATTGTAAAGTTGCAAGGATCCTAGGGCTGGCAGGGCTTCCTGGAAGGGAGGGGCTTTCAGCTGTACCTAAGAGCCAGCTGGAGGCTGCCCCAGGAGGAAGGTAGTGGATGGGGTACGTTTCTGAGCAGAGTGGGCCCCCAGATAAACTCACCAGGGAAACCAGCTTTGGGTTCCTGTGGCTTTATTGAAGGATCGGGGTCTCCTCCAGGACCCTGATTCCTAACTTTCAAAACACTTCTTAAGCTCAGCGACTCTGGGCCGGCTCCTAGCCTGGGGCTCCTGCCAGTCGTTGGCAGGTGCAGCAGGGGATCTGAGGGCTCCCGGCCCCTCTGGGAGCTGGAGGTGAGCATGCTCTGCCAGCAGGACCTCAGAGGGCTGGGATCTGGGGTTCTCTGGGGAACCAGGATCTGAGGAAGAATCAAGGGGTTGGGATGTCCAGGTAATATCCAAGTTGGGCTTTGTGGAGACCAGAAGCTGGGGGATTTCTGGAGGGCTAGAGTGGGTGGGTGCTGTGGAGAGCTGGGTGCAGGGGCTCTCCTGGGCTCTGGGATCTTTGGCtgctgtgggggaaggggaaagatgTAGGATTAGAAGATGGGACTCAGGGTCCCCCTGGCTTCTCGGGTCCACAGAAGCTGATGAAGACTGGGGTGGAAGGATGGTTTCTTGGCTGGCCTCCAAGGGTGGCTGGGAATTAGGGTCCTCTGAGGAGGTCATGGCATCCAAAGGCTGGAGGGTTTGCAGAGATGGCAGGTCAGCAGGTAGGGACAGGGGCTGAGGCTCTGGTGGTTTTTCATCATCTGGTTGCCATCTTGATCTTCCTGGTATGTCAGGCTGGGtagaggtggggagatgggcaagtTGCTGGCCTTCAGATGCTGGAGGGGCTGGGAAGTCAGATGGGCTAGTGGGGGAGAACTGGGGGGCTCTCACCAAGCTGAAGCAGCTCTCCGGGTCCCCTCTGTGGCAGCAGTCCAAGCTCTGGCTGGGCCGCAGGCTGCCTGTCCTGCTGGCTCCCACACTCAGACTGTCCAGAATCTCACTCAGCAAATCCAGTTCTTCTCCAGACCCCAAGAAGCTGCTGTCCAGAGCTTCCTCTGCCCACGGATCCTGGGCATCCTCAGGGCTCAGAGCAGGTGCCCTGGGTAAGGATGGGAAGCCTCAGATGTCTGCCCGACCCCCCAGTCCTGATTGGACTGCTCTGGAGGTTCTTGAGTTTAGGGACCATCCTCCCCATCAGTCCTGGCCTCCCACTTCCAACAttgtcccctccccagcctttgAGACTTACACCTCCTCCAGGGACTCAGAAGGTGTCTCCTCCAGCCGCCTTCTCCTGCTGGGGCGAAGGGGCCGGTTCTGCAAAGGACAGATTTGGAGGACAGGGCCTCAGGAACTACAGAATCAGGTTTTTGGAGGGGGGTGAGTGTTAAGTGGGCACCGGATATTGGGGTAGGTGAGCAGATGAGTGAGATGTCTGGATGGAGACAGAATGGGCGGAGGACTAGGTGGTAATTCCAGGTGTGAGCATTTgcggtggggagtggggtgggggggcatacTTTTCCAAAGTGCTGGGTGATAGGCAGGCGCTGCTGCAGACGATCTGAGCGGCTGGTGAGGGACAGGGCTCTCAGGGAACCCCCCCTTTGCAGGCCAGAGTTCCCATCCTAGGAAGACAGTGGGtgagccaggagccccttcttcCACTGCCCCAGCCATTGGCCGCTAGCCTTACCTTGTACATCAGAAGGCTCTGCACACCCTTCAAGCCGCTCTTGGCCTACAGAGGAGCCAAAAGAGAATTAGACTCCACGGTGATTTGACCCTGAGCATTTTGAGAACTCAGCTCACCATCCCGTAGGACAACTGTCTTGCCATCTGTTCACATTTGTGCCTCAGAGACAGTCACAGTTCTCCACGTACCACCTAAGAAGCCAAACTCACACCTTGCCTAATACAAAAAGAATATTCCTAGGGGACATAACCACTGAATGAAATGGGGAGTGGCAAAAATGGAACATTGTAAAAATGTATCAGCATTCAAAAGCCAAGCAACGAATAAAACCTAAGGGACAATTCAGAGCTGCAGAAGTTGGCCACAGGAAACTTATGGgcttgggagaaaaagaaacaaggacaGAGGCTGGGAGTGTAGTGTCTGAGGACAAAAGACGTTCACTAATGAATATGGGTTGTCAATTTCAAATCAGGAAGCAATGATCCTGACAAAAATGAGTAGGTTAATGGAGAAAAGCAGGAAGACTTGTTAATGGTTTAACTGCTGGTTCGGTTCTGATAAAAATGTTTGCACTTTACATGTGGGGTTAAAATGCCCACTCCCCAAGAGGGGTTGAAATGTGCCTTGTCCCCTTGTCTTTGTCACCCCAGTAAGTGGCCTGTCTACTGTAGCCTTACCGAGCGGTACATGTTTTTGACAGCTGGTTGGGTCTTGGCCTTGACTGAATGCAGGAGGGCACCACCACCTTTCTGGGGAGAGAGAATGGCAAGGGAGAGAGACTTGGTACCCTGGGGTTACCCCAgactccacctccccaccccagctgcgTGATGCTGGACAAGCCCCTCTCCCTAGCCAAGTCTTAATTTCTTCACTTCTGTCTATAAATGAGCATAATGATGACCCTCCCTGGGGACTGTTATGGAGCTAAGTTAATCCAATAATAAACACTAAGCGTTCGTTGTTACCACCTTCAGGTTGTCTGCCCAGAGCTGGTAGGAGCGAAGAGTGCCTGCAATGAGGAGAGGTAGTCATATGAGGCTGGTGGGCTGAGGCTGGggtgctggtggggtgggggctccggGCTAGGCAGAGGGCTAACCTGAGGAGGCCCCGCTGCAGGTGATCTCCTGCTCAAAGAGATCTGAGAAGCCTTCTCCTGTGTTGAGCTTCTCCAGTCGGCCTTCGATGAACTGGGGGTGAGGGAAGCGTCAGAAAGGGCTGCTACCAACACATCTGAATTCGAGGACTCAGGATTCTGCTGGCCTTATGCACGCAGAAGCCATCCCTGGCCCCTCCAGGGACTCACCCCTAGGACCCAGGGGTCTGGAGCCATCTcaggaagccagaagtccaaccCTCTCACGCCGCCCCAGTCAGGACCTGTCAGGGACTAGACCCCGCCTGTCGTAGGGACCCAGAAGTCGGACTCTGACACTCCTGACCGGCCCCCCTCCTTTCAGTGATCCTGGAAGAAGTCGACCTCAACTTCAGGGACTCCAGAACCCATCCCTGCACAGATGGACTCTAGAGTCCAGCCCACCTCCCAAGAACCCAGGAATCCAGCTGCACTTCTCCCCCACGTCCCCGTCACCCCGGAGTCCCCGTccgcctcccaccccccagcaaaGGGATTGCGCACTCGGGACATGCCCCTTTCAGAGTTTCGCATGTACACCCACTCCAGCCCCGGATGCTCCATCCTTAGGGACCCAGGGATTTAATCCCACCCCAATCTCCCCAGGAACCCGGGAGTAGATGTTATCCCTCAGGTGTCAGGGGCTCCCATCCTTAGGGAAACAGTAGTTCAGTCATGCCTCCCCCACCCAGCGACCTTGAAGGGTGGGACCCCGCCAGACGGACTCTAGTCTCGCCTATAGGAGTCAGGCGTCCGTCCCTCTGGCTCTGGCTCGGCCCCAGAAACCCAGGGTTTTCCGCTCCAGCCCCGCCCTAGCCCCTCCCCCCGGCTCCGGACCCGCTCCCAGGGTTCTGGAGCACCTGTTTGAACAGCTGCAGGTGCACAGCCCGCCGATGGAAGGCCTGCAGGGGCGCCCCCGGCTTCTGGGCCAAGAATGCTTCTTCGCTGAAGGTCACAGGCTGGCCCTAGAAGAAAGACCCGCGATCTGAGCTTCCGTGGCTCTTCTGGACACCAGCTGTCTCCCTTATTCTATCATATGTCTATGTAGCAAACGCAAAATGGGACCATAATGGTATCTATCTCGTCATACAGTTGTGAACATTAAGTGACGTAATAGTGAGAGTAAAACATAGCATTTATCGAGTCCTCGCGATGTGCTAGGCACTGTCCAAACATTTTGCATATGCCCATTCACTGACTCACACGAACCTTTTGTGTTGGTACTAGTgggatcccattttacagatgaggtaacaaaggcacagagtaagcactcgATAAAAGCTAggtactactactactattattatgaATCCTTCAAGGACCCACGAGTCCTCTCCTCAGCCTCCCCGCTGCTCACCGGGCTGCAGATGAGCGCATCACGGTACCCCCCGAAGAGCAGGGCCTGGGCTTTGAGGAAAAGACGCGACACCCCTTCCCCCGGCGCCAGAGCAACCttcctcagcctcagcctcagcaGGGACACCTGTGGGACAAGGGGAGGCTGTGAGCCGGTGCATGTGGGACCTTGGCCTCCGCGACGTCTCAGGAGCATAGAAGGGGGTGACACTGACCACGTCTGGGGGCAACGCTTGCACGTCGTCAAAGGGCGTCTCCAAAGTATTGGAGTCCACGTTCATCACCACGACCTCCTCCAGGGCTTTCTCCCGCACTCTCTGCATTGGGGATTTGGGGTGGGGACGGCCGCTCAGAGCCCGAGGATCTCTGGCGGGGGCGGTTATTTGGGGATGCAGGAGGAAGGGAATCCCGTCCGCTGCTGCGGTCCCGGTCTGCTCCCACTCACCTCGGCGAGACTGGAGTGCACTCCGATGAGGTAGGGCATAGGCGCACTGCAGACGACGGAGGGGACAGGTCAtgcaggcgccccccccccatactTTCCAGGACCCCAGGCCTCTTCCCAAGCCCTACTGCTCCCCAGTCCCCGCCTCTCACCAGCAGTAGTCTAACAGATGCGGCGGCAGGGTGGGAATCAGCACGTGCTCCCAGTGCATGGGGTACAGGAGGGCGCAGGACGCGTGGACGCACGATGTCAGCTGGGGTTACGTAGGGGGCCGTAGAGTCAAGGCCTGGacactcccccaaccccccacccccgccccggcccagCTTCAAGGACCCTCTTTGGAACGGTGGCTTCCCCGGCTCCATTTCCCATGTCCCCAGTCTCTTGTCTCTatctccccctcctcaccccttccccacccactaCTGTGTAAGAGGTGAAAATTCAAATCCCTTAGGAATCCTGTGAAGACCAAGAATTCGGCAAATTACAGCGTTTGGAGCTGGCGGGGCCGCTACTCGCAGGTCCTAGTCCCTCCCTTTAGGGGGCGGAGCTAATATGTAACCCTCCGGATCTCTCCCCTCAGTGGTAGAACAGCCCAGTAACTCCACCCCCTAAGAGGCGGAGCTATAATTCAGCTCCCTTGATCCCTAGAGATGGAACCAGCATTCGTCCTGCGCTCGCAACCCCCGTCCTCCTCCTAGGGACGAAACTACAATTTAGCGCTCCCGATCGCACCCTCCAGAGGGGCGGAGCCAGTCTTGTTTCGGCCCATAGTGGGTGGGGTCTGAACTAAGCGCTTCCAAAGAGGGCCCTACAGGGCAGCCCACTCTGATTCCCCCCAGAAGGGCGGAGCCAGGATCCGGCTCTACCCTGATGTCcaaaggggcagagccaggactttgTCTCAAGTCTCGCCCAGAGGAATTAGAGCCAGGAATCCGCCCCACTGTCCCGCCCCCGGGGGCGAAGCCAGGCCTTG contains the following coding sequences:
- the CRB3 gene encoding protein crumbs homolog 3 isoform X1 → MASPGLGLLLAFGLPLLPARWGPAWGQTLNPPVNENGTITPSDTGSGSSGALSQGAITAIIVVFSLLAALLLAVGLVLLVRKLREKRQTEGTYRPSSEEQFNHAAEARAPQDSKETVRGCLPT
- the CRB3 gene encoding protein crumbs homolog 3 isoform X2, giving the protein MGYFERSLQALNPPVNENGTITPSDTGSGSSGALSQGAITAIIVVFSLLAALLLAVGLVLLVRKLREKRQTEGTYRPSSEEQFNHAAEARAPQDSKETVRGCLPT
- the DENND1C gene encoding DENN domain-containing protein 1C isoform X2 translates to MGSKAERDPPAMFDWFFEAACPASLQEDPPILRQFPPDFRDQEAMQMVPKFCFPFDVEREPPSPAVQHFTFALTDLSGTRRFGFCHLRAGAHSCLCILSHLPWFEVFYKLLNTVGDLLAQNQVSEVEELLLNLLQQPLPRTQASIELGSGVTVSSAQSIPPPAPGNSWPLSCFVAPDSGRLPSIPENRNLTELVVAVTDENIVGLFAALLAERRVLLTASKLSTLTSCVHASCALLYPMHWEHVLIPTLPPHLLDYCCAPMPYLIGVHSSLAERVREKALEEVVVMNVDSNTLETPFDDVQALPPDVVSLLRLRLRKVALAPGEGVSRLFLKAQALLFGGYRDALICSPGQPVTFSEEAFLAQKPGAPLQAFHRRAVHLQLFKQFIEGRLEKLNTGEGFSDLFEQEITCSGASSGTLRSYQLWADNLKKGGGALLHSVKAKTQPAVKNMYRSAKSGLKGVQSLLMYKDGNSGLQRGGSLRALSLTSRSDRLQQRLPITQHFGKNRPLRPSRRRRLEETPSESLEEVAPALSPEDAQDPWAEEALDSSFLGSGEELDLLSEILDSLSVGASRTGSLRPSQSLDCCHRGDPESCFSLPDIPGRSRWQPDDEKPPEPQPLSLPADLPSLQTLQPLDAMTSSEDPNSQPPLEASQETILPPQSSSASVDPRSQGDPESHLLILHLSPSPTAAKDPRAQESPCTQLSTAPTHSSPPEIPQLLVSTKPNLDITWTSQPLDSSSDPGSPENPRSQPSEVLLAEHAHLQLPEGPGALRSPAAPANDWQEPQARSRPRVAELKKCFES
- the DENND1C gene encoding DENN domain-containing protein 1C isoform X1 → MGNMALGSQQGPGRRDPPAMFDWFFEAACPASLQEDPPILRQFPPDFRDQEAMQMVPKFCFPFDVEREPPSPAVQHFTFALTDLSGTRRFGFCHLRAGAHSCLCILSHLPWFEVFYKLLNTVGDLLAQNQVSEVEELLLNLLQQPLPRTQASIELGSGVTVSSAQSIPPPAPGNSWPLSCFVAPDSGRLPSIPENRNLTELVVAVTDENIVGLFAALLAERRVLLTASKLSTLTSCVHASCALLYPMHWEHVLIPTLPPHLLDYCCAPMPYLIGVHSSLAERVREKALEEVVVMNVDSNTLETPFDDVQALPPDVVSLLRLRLRKVALAPGEGVSRLFLKAQALLFGGYRDALICSPGQPVTFSEEAFLAQKPGAPLQAFHRRAVHLQLFKQFIEGRLEKLNTGEGFSDLFEQEITCSGASSGTLRSYQLWADNLKKGGGALLHSVKAKTQPAVKNMYRSAKSGLKGVQSLLMYKDGNSGLQRGGSLRALSLTSRSDRLQQRLPITQHFGKNRPLRPSRRRRLEETPSESLEEVAPALSPEDAQDPWAEEALDSSFLGSGEELDLLSEILDSLSVGASRTGSLRPSQSLDCCHRGDPESCFSLPDIPGRSRWQPDDEKPPEPQPLSLPADLPSLQTLQPLDAMTSSEDPNSQPPLEASQETILPPQSSSASVDPRSQGDPESHLLILHLSPSPTAAKDPRAQESPCTQLSTAPTHSSPPEIPQLLVSTKPNLDITWTSQPLDSSSDPGSPENPRSQPSEVLLAEHAHLQLPEGPGALRSPAAPANDWQEPQARSRPRVAELKKCFES